The following proteins are encoded in a genomic region of [Eubacterium] hominis:
- a CDS encoding glycosyltransferase family 2 protein: protein MEKISIIIPAYNTEKFISRCVNCFIEQTYSNIEIILVDDGSTDETAKLCDQFQNKDSRIVVIHKENGGPSDARNVGIDNASGDLITFFDSDDYVEKNYIEYLYNILIKYNTQISACAYNISDENNSILFKIQGKKSEECISKTEFIRRMLVEDGITVSPCFKLFRSGLLKNVRFPKGKLFEDNGTTYKMIDNCKTDIAYGNGAYCYYVMRSNSQMRSDFNIKKNGHD, encoded by the coding sequence ATGGAAAAAATATCAATCATAATTCCTGCTTACAATACAGAAAAATTTATTAGTAGGTGCGTAAATTGTTTTATTGAGCAAACGTATTCAAATATAGAAATAATCCTTGTTGATGATGGTTCAACAGATGAAACAGCTAAATTATGTGATCAGTTTCAAAATAAAGATTCGAGGATCGTAGTAATACATAAAGAAAACGGTGGTCCTTCTGATGCAAGGAATGTTGGAATAGATAACGCTTCTGGGGATTTAATTACTTTTTTTGATTCTGATGATTACGTTGAAAAAAATTATATAGAGTATCTTTACAATATTTTAATAAAGTATAATACGCAAATTTCAGCTTGTGCATACAACATCTCAGATGAAAATAATTCGATATTATTTAAAATACAAGGAAAAAAAAGTGAAGAATGTATTTCTAAAACAGAATTTATTAGAAGAATGCTAGTGGAAGATGGTATTACAGTTTCTCCATGTTTTAAGTTATTTAGGAGCGGCTTATTAAAAAATGTTAGATTTCCAAAAGGAAAATTATTTGAAGATAATGGTACAACATACAAGATGATAGATAACTGCAAAACGGATATTGCTTATGGAAACGGAGCTTATTGCTATTATGTGATGCGTTCTAATTCGCAAATGAGAAGTGATTTTAATATAAAAAAAAATGGACATGATTGA
- a CDS encoding glycosyltransferase, translated as MELVSVIMSTFNEPISYIEKSIESILNQTYGNIQLILINDNPNRKDLADFLYEMSKKYNNIKYLINKENLGLVKSLNKGIDVADGFYIARMDADDISKNERISVQIEFLKSNNLDLVGSNVIKIDENENEIGFINVPTKNNEIIKLNEYGSCILHPTWLGKKSVFKDLNGYRNIFSCEDYDFITRAIRNNYKLGNVNKCLLKYRIRKDGISISSEARQKLLMYFISCNRYIIDEIDIQDIENYINSDGYKKDYRMINNFIIEKNKLLTSCNYLYLFKIILNKYFYKSMRAKIKLKRF; from the coding sequence ATGGAATTAGTAAGTGTAATAATGAGCACATTTAATGAACCAATTTCTTATATAGAAAAAAGTATTGAGTCAATATTAAATCAAACATATGGTAACATACAGCTTATATTGATTAATGATAATCCAAATAGAAAAGATCTAGCTGATTTTTTATATGAGATGTCAAAAAAATATAATAATATCAAATATTTGATAAACAAAGAAAATCTAGGATTAGTTAAATCCTTGAATAAAGGAATAGATGTAGCTGATGGATTTTATATAGCTCGTATGGATGCTGATGATATTTCGAAAAATGAAAGAATTTCTGTTCAAATTGAATTTTTAAAAAGTAATAATTTAGATTTAGTTGGATCAAATGTGATTAAAATTGATGAAAATGAAAATGAAATTGGCTTTATAAATGTTCCAACAAAAAATAATGAGATAATTAAACTTAACGAATATGGTTCCTGTATTCTTCATCCAACATGGTTAGGAAAAAAATCTGTTTTTAAAGATCTAAATGGTTATAGAAATATATTTTCTTGTGAAGATTATGATTTTATTACTCGAGCAATTAGAAATAATTATAAATTAGGAAATGTTAATAAATGCTTGTTAAAGTATAGGATTAGAAAAGATGGAATATCTATTTCATCCGAAGCAAGACAAAAATTGTTGATGTACTTTATTTCTTGTAATAGATATATTATTGATGAAATTGATATACAAGATATTGAAAATTATATTAATTCTGATGGATATAAAAAAGATTATAGAATGATTAATAATTTCATAATAGAAAAGAATAAATTGCTAACGAGTTGTAATTATTTATATTTATTTAAAATTATTTTAAATAAATATTTTTATAAAAGTATGCGAGCAAAAATAAAACTAAAACGTTTTTGA
- a CDS encoding acetyltransferase (WbbJ; catalyzes the transfer of the O-acetyl moiety to the O antigen; part of the lipopolysaccharide biosynthetic pathway) → MNLSLLLYRIFRDKNISILKKRKFYQFGSNSNIKKPYYQLSGIDKIKIGNNVTIMKNCRLAVYGNGLNECITIGNDCYIGFGLSVLADAKGKVNIGNQVLIASNVLITNEEHGIEPESEISYMDQKLSCKNVIIDDGCWIGEKVCILPGVRIGKKSIIGAGAIVTKSIPDYSIAVGNPARVIKYYNFDKKRWESAR, encoded by the coding sequence ATGAATTTATCTTTATTATTATATAGAATTTTTAGAGATAAAAATATCTCTATTTTGAAAAAAAGAAAGTTTTATCAATTTGGAAGTAATTCTAATATTAAAAAACCGTATTATCAGCTGTCGGGAATTGATAAAATAAAGATTGGAAATAATGTCACAATTATGAAAAATTGTAGGCTAGCAGTTTATGGCAATGGGTTAAATGAATGTATAACAATTGGAAATGATTGTTATATTGGATTTGGATTATCTGTATTAGCTGATGCAAAAGGAAAAGTGAATATTGGAAATCAGGTATTAATCGCATCTAATGTTTTAATTACAAATGAAGAACATGGTATTGAACCAGAATCAGAAATCTCGTATATGGATCAAAAATTATCGTGTAAAAACGTAATAATTGATGATGGTTGCTGGATAGGAGAAAAAGTGTGTATATTGCCAGGGGTACGTATAGGTAAAAAATCTATTATTGGAGCAGGGGCAATAGTTACGAAATCTATACCAGATTATTCGATAGCAGTTGGAAACCCTGCAAGAGTAATTAAATATTATAATTTCGATAAAAAGAGATGGGAGAGTGCTAGATGA
- a CDS encoding alpha-1,2-fucosyltransferase, whose amino-acid sequence MKKMDKDVIYVPLQGRIGNQLFQYAIARRIQIEKGKNAKIIMDDSDVLRCKWENSLAYYNLPNVEYVHDSITKKTFVFSHQAILRNIYKVLTKYMNYKSKFAFEKKIQFFINKLGVALCENGYIDFDLDYSKPIYLEGYFQSEKYFKNYYFDIKNIITDNFHDQLNEYPEIDKIRRRNTVCISVKIEHNVGNSIFSVCGIDYWKKAIEYIMKNVENPLFFICSDNVSYVLDNLIDTNKYDYVVQDKNSPVFLSLAAMAECKHFIIGNTTFGWWAQYLSEFENKMVIAPSKWMAIDMPIDIYQNNWILIEV is encoded by the coding sequence ATGAAAAAAATGGATAAAGATGTTATATATGTTCCACTTCAGGGGCGTATAGGCAATCAATTATTTCAATATGCTATTGCAAGAAGAATACAAATTGAAAAAGGTAAAAATGCAAAAATTATAATGGATGATTCTGATGTTTTGCGCTGTAAATGGGAAAACTCACTAGCATATTATAATTTACCAAATGTTGAATATGTACATGATAGTATTACAAAAAAAACATTTGTTTTTAGTCACCAAGCTATTTTAAGAAATATATATAAAGTCTTAACCAAATATATGAATTATAAATCTAAATTTGCATTTGAGAAAAAAATACAATTTTTTATTAATAAATTAGGAGTCGCATTATGTGAAAATGGCTATATTGACTTTGATTTAGATTATTCAAAACCGATTTACCTAGAAGGATACTTTCAATCGGAAAAATATTTTAAAAATTATTATTTTGATATCAAAAATATAATAACAGATAATTTTCATGATCAGTTAAATGAATATCCCGAAATAGATAAAATTCGTAGAAGGAATACAGTGTGTATTAGTGTGAAAATAGAACACAATGTTGGAAATTCGATTTTTAGCGTTTGTGGAATTGATTATTGGAAGAAAGCTATAGAGTATATTATGAAAAATGTTGAGAATCCATTGTTTTTTATTTGCTCAGACAATGTTTCTTATGTTTTGGATAATTTAATTGACACTAATAAATATGATTATGTAGTACAAGATAAGAATTCTCCAGTTTTCTTATCATTAGCTGCCATGGCAGAGTGTAAACACTTTATTATAGGGAATACAACCTTTGGCTGGTGGGCACAATATTTGTCAGAATTTGAGAATAAAATGGTAATTGCACCATCGAAATGGATGGCTATTGATATGCCGATAGATATATATCAAAATAATTGGATTCTAATAGAAGTTTAG